The Arthrobacter oryzae DNA window GAACTGGCCGACGCCCTGTCGCTGGCCCCCGGACTGGACCGGCGTGCGTGCCGCCGGGCCGCCGGGCTGCGCTTCAGCACCGGCCGGATGGTGGCCGACCACATCTCCCTGTATGAGGAGATCCTGGGGGGCGGCCTGCCGCATCATTCCCCGGATTCGCCTCCGGACTGGCTTCCGCCGGGCACGAGGTAGCGCAGGAACCAGTCCCTCGCCAGCGCCGCGGCTTCAGACAATGTACCCGGCTCCTCGAAAAGGTGCGTGGCACCCGGAACAACGGACAGCTGGCTGGGACAGCGCAGCAGGGCCTGGGCCCAGCGGTTGAGCTCCAGCACTTCACGGTCCGCTCCGCCCACGATCAGGAGCGTGGGGGCACGGACCGCCGAGAGCTTCTCACCGGCCAGATCCGGACGGCCGCCCCGCGACACCACGGCGTCAATCCGGGCACCGGGTTCCGCTGCGGCCCACAACGCCGCACCGGCACCCGTGCTGGCACCGAAATATCCGATGCGGCTCCGGGCGGTGTCCGGGCGGTCGCCGAGCCATGCCGTTGCCCCCGTCAGCCGGCCGGCGAGCAGCCCGATGTCGAACACATTGGCCCGGTTGAGTTCCTCGGCCGGCGTGAGCAGGTCCAGCAACAGGGTGCCCAGCCCCGCACGCTGCAGGAACGACGCCACGAAACGGTTGCGGGGGCTGTGCCTGCTGCTGCCGCTTCCGTGCGCGAACACCACGACGGCGGCGCCCGCCACCGGCAGGTACAGGTGCCCCTGGAGCCGCACCTCCCCCGCCTGGATCTGGACGTCCTCGTCGACGGCGGTTCCGTTGGCAACTGTCTGGGCACTGTGCAGCCGCTTCGCTGCCGCATCCAGCAGCAGTACCACTTCGTCGTCGCCGGTGGGCGAGAAGTCCCGGTAGTGGTAGCCGACGGCGGTGAACTGGCGGGGCGTGGCGAGGCAGACGACTTCGTCCGGTTCCGTGAGGTCCGCGAGCGTATCGGCGGGCGCCACCGGCACCGCCAGGATCACCTTGGCGGCGCCCAGTTCGCGGGCGATGCGGCACGCCACGCGGGCCGTGGATCCGGTGGCGATGCCGTCGTCGACGATCACTGCGGTGCGTCCCCGCAAATCCGCGCGGGTCCGCCCCTTCCTGAACCGCGCCACCCGGGTCTCGAGCAGGGCGCGTTCCCGGTCTTCGACAGCTTCAAGTTCGGCCTGCGTCACGCGCACGCGGGAAATGATGTGCTTGTCCAGCACCCGCGCACCGCCTTCGCCGATGGCTCCCATAGCCAGCTCGGGTTGGAAGGGGACGCCCAGCTTCCGGACCACGATCACGTCCAGGGGGGCGTCGAGGGCCGTGGCCACCTCGTAGGCCACCGGAACACCGCCCCGGGGCAGGCCGAGGACCACGATGTTCTGGCCGCGAAGATATTCGAGGCGCTGCCCCAGCCGCCGTCCCGCTTCAACTCTGTCCTCGAAAATGCTCATGGCAGGCCGTTCGCCTCGTGGCTCCAGGCCGCCGTACGGGTCCGTGCACGCCATGGGTGTGCAGCCCGGCATGCGGGGAGGGACATCGGCGGCCACTGTTCTCCAACTATCCGGCAGGCGGCGGCCGGTTGCGAGGGACTTTCGGCCCGGATTCGCCGGTCCTTGAACGGCATCAGCCGTGCCGGGCCGGCTCAGCCGACGGCAGTGTCACATGCGTCCGGAGACTTTGAACTGATGTATATAATTTCCCGGTACGGTCTAGCAGAGGGCCGTTGGATAGTTCTACGATCCGGCTCCTCTGCCTGCTACCCCGCGTTGCGTACGCCAGGGTACACGCGGCGTTGCCGGATCGTTTTGACCTGAACGAAATGGCAGCAAGAACATCGTGGCCAGCGAGACGACCGCAAACACCTCAACGTCCATCAGCCAGCATCTGCACGAAATGGTGTTGAACAGCTCGGACGTAGGGCAATTTCTTCACGAACTCGCACGTGTCTCCGCGCGCAGCCTGTCCGAGCCCGGGGATGCAGTCCTCTGCGGAATTACGCTGCTTCGGCACCGGAAAGCGGCGACGGTGGCGAGCAGCAGCCCCGAGGCGCAGGCGATGGACGAAATCCAGTATGCCTATGGCGACGGCCCGTGCATGACCGCCTCCCGTGACCAGGTGACCGTGCACGTCGTGGACCTTGAGGCCCATGATCGATGGCCCAAGTACTCGGAGACGGTCTTGGGGCTCGGAGTCCGTTCCATCCTCGCCGTGCCGTTCCAGCTGGACGGCGACACCCGGGCGGCGCTGAACCTTTACTCCCACCGGCCCGGCCGGTTCGAGGGCAAGGTCCTGGAGCTCGCCGAGGACTTTGTCAGCCAGACGTCCATGGCCCTCCGGCTGGCCGTACGTTTTGCCCACTTCAGCGAGACGGCGGACAACCTCAAGGCAACGCTGGAGACCCGCACCGCCATCGACGTCGCCATAGGCATCATCATGGCCCAGAACCGGTGCAGCCAGGAGGAGGCCTTCGAGCTGCTGAAGGCGGCCTCAAGTGCCCGGAACGTCAAACTGCACGGCGTGGCCGCGGCCATTGTGGACTCCCTGGGCCAAGGTCCTGCAAGGACGCACTTCGAGCTGTAACGACTCAGAACATCGGCAGCAGGAAGCCGGCAACAAAGGCGGCCGCTCCGATGCCGCTCAGGATCCAGCCCAGGACGCCGGCCGCTTCGCCGCGGACCTCCGGCGCACTGGTCCGCCAGCGGGTGGGCGTCTTCACCGCATAGTGGATGGTGACGGCGTCCCCCGGGGCCATGTGCCGGATGTCGTGCGGAGACATGGGCGCGTTGTGGACCTGGTAATGGTGGTCGTACCAGCGGAAACCCACGCCGCTTTCGTCGGAGTAGACCACGCCCTCCGACTGGGTCCACTGATCCTCGAACCGCCGCATCGTCCCCACAGCCACCAGGAGGATCAGGCCGGCGGGCAGGCAAATCCAGGTCAGCACTTCCAGGATGGGGCCTGCAATGTCGAGTACTCCGGGCATGGTCATGATGGTACCGTTCCCGCACGCCTGAGGCAGAGCCAAGGACTTAAAAGCGCGTGGAGCGCCGGATGGAAAAAAGCGAAGCCGGTTGCACCTAGGGTGGAGGGGCAACGGCTGGCATCCGCCCGCCTGCGACTGATCAACTGATTGAGGAAACAAACATGGGTTTGGGCGACAAGATCAAGAACGCTGCCGAGAAAGCAATCGGCGAGGCCAAGGAAGCACTGGGCAAGCTGACCAACAACAGCAAGCTCGAGACCGAGGGCAAGATTGATCAGGGCACGGCCGACGCGAAGCACGCGGCCGAGGACGTCAAGGACACCATCAACGACAAGTAGTCGTTACCCAAAGCCGGGGCGCGGAGACTTCCGCGCCCCGGCTTTTGTATGCCGCGCCGGCGGCCAGGGGACCTTTGCCCCTTCCGTTTGCGGGACACTCCGGTCAGTCTGTTCACATGGCAGCCTGCCTCGGGGGGAACCGACGTTGGCGGGCAATGATTCGGTACAGGCGGCGACGGCCATGGACGAACCAGCGGTGCATATCAGCGGTTTCCGGATGGACTTCGCGGACACCACCGTGATCCGCGACCTCTCCTTCGATGTCCGCGCCGGCGAGACGTTCGGGTTCCTCGGCAGCAACGGCTCGGGCAAGACCACCACCATCCGCGCACTCCTGGGCCTCTACGAACCCACTGCCGGGATCCTGCACATCAACGGCC harbors:
- a CDS encoding GAF and ANTAR domain-containing protein, with the translated sequence MASETTANTSTSISQHLHEMVLNSSDVGQFLHELARVSARSLSEPGDAVLCGITLLRHRKAATVASSSPEAQAMDEIQYAYGDGPCMTASRDQVTVHVVDLEAHDRWPKYSETVLGLGVRSILAVPFQLDGDTRAALNLYSHRPGRFEGKVLELAEDFVSQTSMALRLAVRFAHFSETADNLKATLETRTAIDVAIGIIMAQNRCSQEEAFELLKAASSARNVKLHGVAAAIVDSLGQGPARTHFEL
- a CDS encoding CsbD family protein: MGLGDKIKNAAEKAIGEAKEALGKLTNNSKLETEGKIDQGTADAKHAAEDVKDTINDK
- a CDS encoding phosphoribosyltransferase is translated as MSIFEDRVEAGRRLGQRLEYLRGQNIVVLGLPRGGVPVAYEVATALDAPLDVIVVRKLGVPFQPELAMGAIGEGGARVLDKHIISRVRVTQAELEAVEDRERALLETRVARFRKGRTRADLRGRTAVIVDDGIATGSTARVACRIARELGAAKVILAVPVAPADTLADLTEPDEVVCLATPRQFTAVGYHYRDFSPTGDDEVVLLLDAAAKRLHSAQTVANGTAVDEDVQIQAGEVRLQGHLYLPVAGAAVVVFAHGSGSSRHSPRNRFVASFLQRAGLGTLLLDLLTPAEELNRANVFDIGLLAGRLTGATAWLGDRPDTARSRIGYFGASTGAGAALWAAAEPGARIDAVVSRGGRPDLAGEKLSAVRAPTLLIVGGADREVLELNRWAQALLRCPSQLSVVPGATHLFEEPGTLSEAAALARDWFLRYLVPGGSQSGGESGE